Proteins encoded together in one Pseudopipra pipra isolate bDixPip1 chromosome 23, bDixPip1.hap1, whole genome shotgun sequence window:
- the SLC37A2 gene encoding glucose-6-phosphate exchanger SLC37A2 isoform X2 has product MRAALAPGVRLLRALPRDSRYRGLTLVLTFLCYTSYHLSRKPISIVKSQLHPNCSAFGPHPRNVSNSSTWCSWAPFDRDNYKELFGALDNAFLVAYAIGMFISGIFGERLPLRYYLSGGMVLSGLFTSLFGLGYFWDIHVLWYFVVVQVCNGLVQTTGWPAVVACVGNWFGKGKRGLIMGIWNSHTSVGNILGSLIAGVWVSSAWGLSFIVPGIIIATVGIICFFFLVEYPEDVDCSPPLHHMASDEDPGGVTTSEKDPEAVTPNEGPLSLSGQSSVDHSNSPKEPAEEPEAISFLGALRIPGVVEFSLCLLFAKLVSYTFLYWLPLYIVNVAHFGAKEAGDLSTLFDVGGILGGIFAGLVSDYTGGRATTCCVMLVVAAPMLFLYNHIGQNGIGTSIAMLVICGALVNGPYALITTAVSADLGTHESLKGNAKALSTVTAIIDGTGSIGAALGPLLAGLISPTGWNNVFYMLIAADVLACLLLARVVVKEVRGWCGYMARKRGSSVQLTESVMDGN; this is encoded by the exons atGAGGGCAGCGCTCGCCCCCGGGGTCCGCCTGCTCCGAGCCCTCCCGCGGGACAGCCG CTATCGGGGACTGACGCTGGTGCTGACCTTCCTCTGCTACACCAGCTACCACCTCTCCCGAAAACCCATCAGCATCGTCAAG agccagctgcACCCCAACTGCTCAGCCTTCGGCCCACACCCTCGCAATGTCTCCAACAGCAGCACGTGGTGCAGCTGGGCACCCTTTG atcGGGACAACTACAAGGAGCTTTTTGGGGCCCTGGATAATGCCTTCCTGGTGGCCTACGCCATCGGGATGTTTATCAG cGGCATTTTTGGGGAGCGCCTCCCCCTGCGCTACTACCTGTCAGGGGGGATGGTGCTGAGTGGGCTCTTCACCTCACTCTTCGGCCTCGGCTACTTCTGGGACATCCACGTCCTCTGGTACTTCGTCGTTGTGCAG GTCTGCAATGGGCTGGTGCAGACGACCGGCTGGCCTGCCGTCGTGGCGTGCGTCGGGAactggtttgggaagggaaa gagaggtttgatCATGGGCATCTGGAACTCGCACACCTCTGTCGGCAACATCTTAGGGTCACTCATTGCCGGGGTCTGGGTCTCCTCTGCCTGGGGCCTGTCCTTCATCGTGCCTGGCATCATCATCGCCACCGTGGGCATCATCTGCTTCTTCTTCCTCGTGGAGT atCCCGAGGATGTTGACTGCAGTCCACCACTGCATCAT ATGGCCTCTGATGAGGATCCTGGAGGAGTGACCACCAGTGAGAAGGATCCTGAAGCAGTCACCCCCAACGAGGGCCCGCTCAGCCTCTCAGGCCAGAGCAGTGTGGATCACTCCAACAGCCCCAAGGAGCCAGCTGAGGAGCCCGAAGCCATCAGTTTCCTCGGAGCGCTCCGGATACCC ggCGTGGTGGAGTTCTCCCTGTGCCTGCTCTTTGCTAAGCTGGTGAGCTACACCTTCCTGTACTGGCTGCCCCTCTACATCGTCAACGTTG CTCATTTTGGCGCCAAGGAAGCTGGGGACCTGTCAACCCTCTTTGATGTTGGGGGTATTTTAG ggggGATCTTCGCCGGCCTCGTCTCCGACTACACCGGCGGCAGAGCCACCACGTGCTGCGTGATGCTGGTCGTTGCCGCTCCCATG CTGTTCCTGTATAACCACATTGGCCAGAATGGCATTGGCACATCAATAG CGATGCTGGTCATCTGCGGGGCTCTGGTTAACGGGCCCTACGCGCTCATCACGACAGCGGTGTCGGCAGATCTG GGAACCCACGAGTCTCTCAAAGGAAACGCCAAAGCCCTTTCGACTGTCACGGCCATCATTGATGGCACAGGATCCATCG GGGCCGCGCTGGGGCCGCTGCTCGCAGGGCTCATCTCTCCCACGGGCTGGAACAACGTCTTCTACATGTTGATAGCAGCTGACGTCCTGGCCTGCCTG CTCCTTGCTCGTGTGGTGGTCAAAGAGGTCCGTGGCTGGTGCGGCTACATGGCGAGGAAGAGAGG CTCTAGTGTGCAGCTAACAGAGTCAGTGATGGATGGGAATTAG
- the SLC37A2 gene encoding glucose-6-phosphate exchanger SLC37A2 isoform X1, with protein MRAALAPGVRLLRALPRDSRYRGLTLVLTFLCYTSYHLSRKPISIVKSQLHPNCSAFGPHPRNVSNSSTWCSWAPFDRDNYKELFGALDNAFLVAYAIGMFISGIFGERLPLRYYLSGGMVLSGLFTSLFGLGYFWDIHVLWYFVVVQVCNGLVQTTGWPAVVACVGNWFGKGKRGLIMGIWNSHTSVGNILGSLIAGVWVSSAWGLSFIVPGIIIATVGIICFFFLVEYPEDVDCSPPLHHMASDEDPGGVTTSEKDPEAVTPNEGPLSLSGQSSVDHSNSPKEPAEEPEAISFLGALRIPGVVEFSLCLLFAKLVSYTFLYWLPLYIVNVAHFGAKEAGDLSTLFDVGGILGGIFAGLVSDYTGGRATTCCVMLVVAAPMLFLYNHIGQNGIGTSIAMLVICGALVNGPYALITTAVSADLGTHESLKGNAKALSTVTAIIDGTGSIGAALGPLLAGLISPTGWNNVFYMLIAADVLACLLLARVVVKEVRGWCGYMARKRGYVRPTPGWPPVPRCQSTVSLPLQKDVCYPLLSLLHLHVGIVSGFTRPSAPCLAPVATETFPPQARAAPRGF; from the exons atGAGGGCAGCGCTCGCCCCCGGGGTCCGCCTGCTCCGAGCCCTCCCGCGGGACAGCCG CTATCGGGGACTGACGCTGGTGCTGACCTTCCTCTGCTACACCAGCTACCACCTCTCCCGAAAACCCATCAGCATCGTCAAG agccagctgcACCCCAACTGCTCAGCCTTCGGCCCACACCCTCGCAATGTCTCCAACAGCAGCACGTGGTGCAGCTGGGCACCCTTTG atcGGGACAACTACAAGGAGCTTTTTGGGGCCCTGGATAATGCCTTCCTGGTGGCCTACGCCATCGGGATGTTTATCAG cGGCATTTTTGGGGAGCGCCTCCCCCTGCGCTACTACCTGTCAGGGGGGATGGTGCTGAGTGGGCTCTTCACCTCACTCTTCGGCCTCGGCTACTTCTGGGACATCCACGTCCTCTGGTACTTCGTCGTTGTGCAG GTCTGCAATGGGCTGGTGCAGACGACCGGCTGGCCTGCCGTCGTGGCGTGCGTCGGGAactggtttgggaagggaaa gagaggtttgatCATGGGCATCTGGAACTCGCACACCTCTGTCGGCAACATCTTAGGGTCACTCATTGCCGGGGTCTGGGTCTCCTCTGCCTGGGGCCTGTCCTTCATCGTGCCTGGCATCATCATCGCCACCGTGGGCATCATCTGCTTCTTCTTCCTCGTGGAGT atCCCGAGGATGTTGACTGCAGTCCACCACTGCATCAT ATGGCCTCTGATGAGGATCCTGGAGGAGTGACCACCAGTGAGAAGGATCCTGAAGCAGTCACCCCCAACGAGGGCCCGCTCAGCCTCTCAGGCCAGAGCAGTGTGGATCACTCCAACAGCCCCAAGGAGCCAGCTGAGGAGCCCGAAGCCATCAGTTTCCTCGGAGCGCTCCGGATACCC ggCGTGGTGGAGTTCTCCCTGTGCCTGCTCTTTGCTAAGCTGGTGAGCTACACCTTCCTGTACTGGCTGCCCCTCTACATCGTCAACGTTG CTCATTTTGGCGCCAAGGAAGCTGGGGACCTGTCAACCCTCTTTGATGTTGGGGGTATTTTAG ggggGATCTTCGCCGGCCTCGTCTCCGACTACACCGGCGGCAGAGCCACCACGTGCTGCGTGATGCTGGTCGTTGCCGCTCCCATG CTGTTCCTGTATAACCACATTGGCCAGAATGGCATTGGCACATCAATAG CGATGCTGGTCATCTGCGGGGCTCTGGTTAACGGGCCCTACGCGCTCATCACGACAGCGGTGTCGGCAGATCTG GGAACCCACGAGTCTCTCAAAGGAAACGCCAAAGCCCTTTCGACTGTCACGGCCATCATTGATGGCACAGGATCCATCG GGGCCGCGCTGGGGCCGCTGCTCGCAGGGCTCATCTCTCCCACGGGCTGGAACAACGTCTTCTACATGTTGATAGCAGCTGACGTCCTGGCCTGCCTG CTCCTTGCTCGTGTGGTGGTCAAAGAGGTCCGTGGCTGGTGCGGCTACATGGCGAGGAAGAGAGGGTACGTACGTCCCACCCCAGGGTGGCCTCCGGTCCCACGATGCCAAAGCACGGTGTCGTTGCCGCTCCAGAAGGATGTTTGTTACCCcttgctgtcactgctgcatCTCCACGTGGGCATCGTGTCGGGCTTCACGAGGCCGTCTGCCCCATGTCTCGCTCCCGTGGCCACAGAGACATTTCCACCTCAAGCCAGGGCAGCACCCAGGGGATTTTAA
- the SLC37A2 gene encoding glucose-6-phosphate exchanger SLC37A2 isoform X3 yields MRAALAPGVRLLRALPRDSRYRGLTLVLTFLCYTSYHLSRKPISIVKSQLHPNCSAFGPHPRNVSNSSTWCSWAPFDRDNYKELFGALDNAFLVAYAIGMFISGIFGERLPLRYYLSGGMVLSGLFTSLFGLGYFWDIHVLWYFVVVQVCNGLVQTTGWPAVVACVGNWFGKGKRGLIMGIWNSHTSVGNILGSLIAGVWVSSAWGLSFIVPGIIIATVGIICFFFLVEYPEDVDCSPPLHHMASDEDPGGVTTSEKDPEAVTPNEGPLSLSGQSSVDHSNSPKEPAEEPEAISFLGALRIPGVVEFSLCLLFAKLVSYTFLYWLPLYIVNVAHFGAKEAGDLSTLFDVGGILGGIFAGLVSDYTGGRATTCCVMLVVAAPMLFLYNHIGQNGIGTSIAMLVICGALVNGPYALITTAVSADLGTHESLKGNAKALSTVTAIIDGTGSIGAALGPLLAGLISPTGWNNVFYMLIAADVLACLLLARVVVKEVRGWCGYMARKRGFKEF; encoded by the exons atGAGGGCAGCGCTCGCCCCCGGGGTCCGCCTGCTCCGAGCCCTCCCGCGGGACAGCCG CTATCGGGGACTGACGCTGGTGCTGACCTTCCTCTGCTACACCAGCTACCACCTCTCCCGAAAACCCATCAGCATCGTCAAG agccagctgcACCCCAACTGCTCAGCCTTCGGCCCACACCCTCGCAATGTCTCCAACAGCAGCACGTGGTGCAGCTGGGCACCCTTTG atcGGGACAACTACAAGGAGCTTTTTGGGGCCCTGGATAATGCCTTCCTGGTGGCCTACGCCATCGGGATGTTTATCAG cGGCATTTTTGGGGAGCGCCTCCCCCTGCGCTACTACCTGTCAGGGGGGATGGTGCTGAGTGGGCTCTTCACCTCACTCTTCGGCCTCGGCTACTTCTGGGACATCCACGTCCTCTGGTACTTCGTCGTTGTGCAG GTCTGCAATGGGCTGGTGCAGACGACCGGCTGGCCTGCCGTCGTGGCGTGCGTCGGGAactggtttgggaagggaaa gagaggtttgatCATGGGCATCTGGAACTCGCACACCTCTGTCGGCAACATCTTAGGGTCACTCATTGCCGGGGTCTGGGTCTCCTCTGCCTGGGGCCTGTCCTTCATCGTGCCTGGCATCATCATCGCCACCGTGGGCATCATCTGCTTCTTCTTCCTCGTGGAGT atCCCGAGGATGTTGACTGCAGTCCACCACTGCATCAT ATGGCCTCTGATGAGGATCCTGGAGGAGTGACCACCAGTGAGAAGGATCCTGAAGCAGTCACCCCCAACGAGGGCCCGCTCAGCCTCTCAGGCCAGAGCAGTGTGGATCACTCCAACAGCCCCAAGGAGCCAGCTGAGGAGCCCGAAGCCATCAGTTTCCTCGGAGCGCTCCGGATACCC ggCGTGGTGGAGTTCTCCCTGTGCCTGCTCTTTGCTAAGCTGGTGAGCTACACCTTCCTGTACTGGCTGCCCCTCTACATCGTCAACGTTG CTCATTTTGGCGCCAAGGAAGCTGGGGACCTGTCAACCCTCTTTGATGTTGGGGGTATTTTAG ggggGATCTTCGCCGGCCTCGTCTCCGACTACACCGGCGGCAGAGCCACCACGTGCTGCGTGATGCTGGTCGTTGCCGCTCCCATG CTGTTCCTGTATAACCACATTGGCCAGAATGGCATTGGCACATCAATAG CGATGCTGGTCATCTGCGGGGCTCTGGTTAACGGGCCCTACGCGCTCATCACGACAGCGGTGTCGGCAGATCTG GGAACCCACGAGTCTCTCAAAGGAAACGCCAAAGCCCTTTCGACTGTCACGGCCATCATTGATGGCACAGGATCCATCG GGGCCGCGCTGGGGCCGCTGCTCGCAGGGCTCATCTCTCCCACGGGCTGGAACAACGTCTTCTACATGTTGATAGCAGCTGACGTCCTGGCCTGCCTG CTCCTTGCTCGTGTGGTGGTCAAAGAGGTCCGTGGCTGGTGCGGCTACATGGCGAGGAAGAGAGG GTTTAAGGAGTTCTGA
- the TMEM218 gene encoding transmembrane protein 218: MAGALGVGPGVLALLLLWVMALLLGMALARAGRARVAALPVVLGAAALTAALLLFPREGESPAPASAEEIVDSFFIGRFVLLAVMSLVFLGCLFLLLIYHLMEPVYAKPLHSS; the protein is encoded by the exons ATGGCGGGCGCGCTGGGCGTGGGGCCGGGGGTGCtggcgctgctgctgctctgggtcaTGGCGCTGCTGCTCGGGATGGCGCTggcccgcgccggccgcgcCCG GGTCGCCGCGCTGCCCGTGGTGCTCGGAGCCGCCGCGCTCACGGCCGCGCTGCTGCTCTTCCCCCGCGAGGGCGAGAGCCCGGCCCCGGCCAGCGCCGAGGAG ATCGTGGACTCCTTCTTCATCGGTCGCTTCGTCCTCCTGGCTGTGATGAGCCTGGTCTTCCTGGGCTGCCTGTTCCTGCTCCTGATTTACCACCTCATGGAGCCCGTGTATGCCAAGCCACTCCACAGCAGCTAG